One genomic segment of Rivularia sp. PCC 7116 includes these proteins:
- a CDS encoding GTP-binding protein, which produces MVNTATKVVPVTVLTGYLGAGKTTLLNRILTHEHGKKVAVIVNEFGEVGIDNQLVIDTDEEIFEMNNGCICCTVRGDLMRIIGNLMKRRDKFDHLVIETTGLADPAPVIQTFFVDEDMREQLLLDAVVTVVDAKHIWQHWDADEAQEQIAFADVILINKTDLVSPEQLEELENRIRGMNAIAKIHRTQDAKLEMDALLGVKAFDLNRALEIDPEFLGEDAHEHDESVYSIALVEEGELDGDKLDKWLSNLLQTQGPDIFRTKGILSIAGEENRFVFQGVHMLLDGRPDRPWKESETRKNELVFIGRNLDEAKLREEFKACVA; this is translated from the coding sequence ATGGTTAATACAGCAACAAAGGTAGTACCTGTAACAGTTTTGACTGGATATTTGGGAGCAGGAAAAACAACTTTATTAAATCGTATTCTTACTCATGAGCATGGTAAGAAGGTAGCGGTAATAGTTAATGAGTTTGGGGAAGTTGGCATTGATAATCAGTTGGTTATTGATACTGATGAAGAAATTTTTGAGATGAACAACGGCTGTATTTGCTGTACGGTTCGCGGTGACTTGATGCGGATTATCGGTAATTTAATGAAGCGTCGCGATAAATTTGACCATTTAGTTATTGAAACTACGGGTTTAGCCGATCCAGCACCGGTGATTCAGACGTTTTTCGTTGATGAAGATATGCGCGAGCAATTATTACTTGATGCTGTGGTGACTGTAGTTGATGCCAAGCATATTTGGCAACATTGGGATGCTGATGAAGCCCAAGAACAAATCGCCTTCGCTGACGTAATTTTGATTAACAAAACAGATTTGGTTTCCCCAGAGCAATTGGAAGAATTAGAAAACAGGATTCGGGGAATGAACGCGATCGCCAAAATTCATCGAACCCAAGATGCGAAGTTGGAAATGGATGCATTACTTGGTGTAAAAGCGTTTGACTTGAATCGAGCTTTGGAAATTGACCCCGAATTTTTGGGTGAAGACGCTCACGAACACGATGAAAGCGTTTATTCTATTGCTTTGGTAGAAGAAGGCGAACTTGATGGTGATAAGTTGGATAAGTGGTTGAGTAATTTATTACAAACCCAAGGTCCCGATATCTTCCGTACCAAAGGAATTTTGAGCATTGCTGGAGAAGAAAACCGCTTTGTATTCCAAGGTGTACATATGTTGTTAGATGGTAGACCAGATCGACCTTGGAAGGAAAGCGAAACTCGTAAGAATGAACTCGTTTTTATCGGACGTAATCTTGATGAAGCGAAGTTGAGAGAAGAATTTAAAGCTTGTGTTGCGTAG